A genome region from bacterium includes the following:
- a CDS encoding type II toxin-antitoxin system prevent-host-death family antitoxin — protein MSRGEEDRMEATWQVQEAKARFSDLLRKSLAEGPQVVTYRGVETAVVIPIEQWRRMERATRRNIKEWLLAPEARTETLVP, from the coding sequence ATGTCCCGAGGCGAAGAGGATCGTATGGAAGCAACGTGGCAGGTTCAGGAAGCGAAGGCTCGGTTCAGCGATCTGCTCCGGAAGAGCCTGGCGGAAGGTCCCCAGGTCGTCACATACCGCGGTGTGGAGACAGCGGTCGTGATCCCGATCGAGCAGTGGCGCCGGATGGAACGCGCCACACGACGAAACATCAAGGAGTGGCTGCTCGCGCCTGAAGCACGGACGGAGACGCTCGTACC